Proteins encoded by one window of uncultured Draconibacterium sp.:
- a CDS encoding multidrug effflux MFS transporter has product MSLNRTSKFFIPVLTMVMAAMVAMSPFAIDTYIAALPDIAGFFGVSLHVAELTITLYFLGFAFGNFFGGPLSDAFGRKTIALSGIALYGLAALLITTCTKIEYVLMLRVLQAFGGGFATVTGNVFIRDWYSGKQVARFVTIISMIIMLAPLFAPVLGAGLIHWYGWESIFWFLFAFAILLFVSMWLLIPESRAPELITRKITGRQLVEKYRIFFSNKQSTILLFAISLPMSGLYVFITAASFIYMEYFGISQMRFPLFFSANVVLNIMLSFLNTILLKKHDPEKILRYGLLLQLISGVILAISVLMPDPQLWSVFVGIVLYVGSLGLVFGNGTATILNHNPEVAGSANATIGIARFAISALIGSIMAMFHTGDLIPFGMVLFFCTLTGNVLYNWALKIKT; this is encoded by the coding sequence ATGAGTTTAAACCGCACAAGCAAATTTTTTATTCCCGTATTAACAATGGTAATGGCTGCAATGGTGGCCATGTCGCCATTTGCAATTGATACCTACATTGCCGCGCTACCCGATATTGCCGGCTTTTTTGGGGTGTCGTTACATGTGGCCGAGTTGACTATTACTTTGTATTTTCTGGGATTTGCTTTTGGTAACTTTTTCGGTGGTCCGTTGTCCGATGCTTTTGGGCGAAAAACAATTGCTCTCAGCGGAATTGCGCTTTACGGTTTGGCCGCTCTGCTTATTACTACCTGCACCAAAATCGAATATGTGTTAATGCTACGTGTTCTTCAGGCTTTTGGCGGAGGTTTTGCAACGGTTACAGGTAATGTATTTATTCGCGACTGGTACAGCGGAAAACAGGTGGCTCGCTTTGTTACCATCATTAGCATGATTATTATGCTGGCGCCTCTGTTTGCTCCGGTTCTGGGGGCTGGTTTAATTCATTGGTATGGCTGGGAAAGTATCTTTTGGTTTTTGTTCGCATTTGCAATTCTCCTGTTTGTATCCATGTGGTTGCTAATTCCCGAGTCACGAGCGCCGGAGCTTATTACCCGAAAAATTACCGGTAGGCAATTGGTGGAGAAGTACCGGATTTTCTTCTCAAATAAACAAAGTACAATTCTGCTATTCGCAATTAGTTTACCCATGTCGGGACTTTATGTTTTTATTACAGCGGCCTCATTTATTTATATGGAGTATTTTGGGATTAGCCAAATGCGCTTCCCATTGTTTTTCAGTGCGAATGTTGTATTAAATATTATGCTTTCGTTTTTAAACACCATTCTTTTGAAAAAACACGATCCTGAAAAGATATTGCGCTACGGATTATTGCTGCAGTTGATTTCAGGAGTTATTCTTGCCATTTCGGTGCTAATGCCGGATCCGCAATTATGGTCAGTATTTGTAGGTATCGTATTGTATGTGGGAAGTTTAGGTTTGGTTTTTGGAAATGGAACGGCCACTATTCTGAATCATAACCCAGAAGTGGCGGGATCGGCAAATGCTACCATCGGGATTGCCCGTTTTGCCATTAGTGCACTAATCGGAAGTATCATGGCCATGTTTCATACCGGCGATCTTATTCCGTTCGGGATGGTATTGTTTTTCTGTACTTTAACGGGGAATGTTTTATATAACTGGGCCTTAAAAATAAAAACCTGA
- a CDS encoding glycoside hydrolase family 3 N-terminal domain-containing protein, producing MKKLKIVSVAFLFAVLFIGCGPKWTEEEMGDFNLVHNEGGATLGYSPSSGVTLLTDGGYAFKDLNQNGELDVYEDWRKSVDERAKDLASKMSVEQIAGLMLYSGHQSIPAGSGGFGAGTYNGKPFSEAGAKSSDLTDQQIKFLTEDNLRHVLITTVESPGVAAQWNNNMQALVEGLGLGIPGNTSTDPRHGTRAETEYNAGAGGDISMWPTTLGLAATFDPAVMKQFGEIASIEYRALGIATALSPQIDLSTEPRWSRFSGTMGGDPRLATDLARAYVDGFQTSSAAKEIAGGWGYESVNAMVKHWPSGGPEEAGRDGHFGYGAYAVYPGNNLSDQLKPFTEGAFKLNGPTGKATAVMPYYTISYNIDQKNGENVGNAYNKYIITDLLRGEYGYDGVVCTDWMITADTRSVHEFLGKCWGVENLSVAERHYKVIEAGGDQFGGNNEKGPVLEAYEMGVKEHGEEYMRNRFEQSAVRLLKNIIRPGLFENPYLVVAESEEIVGKPEYMKAGYEAQLKSVVMLKNKDGVLPAEKKLKVYIPQKYTPGGANWFGMVTEPSWSDAANMDMVANYFEVVDAPEKADLAICLISSPQGGSGYSLEDKEKGGNGYVPISLQYGPYTAKYARETSIAGGSPFEDFTNRTYKGKTTEAANIYDMQVVNDTKAKMGDKPVVVVVNVANPFIPAEFEKSADAILVHCGVQDQAIMDLVTGSAEPSGLLPFQLPANMKTVEEQFEDVPRDMECYTDEIGNVYDFAYGMNWSGVINDERVNTYK from the coding sequence ATGAAAAAACTAAAAATTGTATCTGTCGCATTTCTTTTTGCAGTTCTGTTTATTGGCTGTGGCCCAAAATGGACTGAAGAAGAAATGGGTGATTTCAATCTTGTTCACAACGAAGGGGGAGCAACTTTAGGTTATTCTCCCAGTTCCGGAGTAACACTGCTTACTGATGGTGGTTATGCTTTTAAAGACCTCAACCAGAATGGCGAATTGGATGTTTACGAAGATTGGCGCAAGTCGGTTGATGAGCGCGCCAAAGACCTTGCTTCAAAAATGTCGGTGGAACAAATTGCCGGTTTAATGTTATACAGCGGACACCAATCGATACCCGCCGGAAGTGGTGGTTTTGGTGCCGGAACCTACAATGGCAAACCTTTTTCAGAGGCTGGAGCAAAATCAAGTGACCTCACCGATCAACAAATAAAATTTCTTACCGAGGATAATCTAAGACATGTTTTGATTACAACGGTAGAAAGCCCCGGTGTAGCTGCACAATGGAACAACAATATGCAGGCATTGGTTGAAGGACTTGGTTTGGGAATTCCCGGAAATACAAGTACCGATCCGCGTCACGGAACAAGAGCGGAGACCGAATACAACGCAGGTGCCGGTGGCGATATTTCTATGTGGCCAACAACGCTGGGTTTGGCAGCAACTTTCGATCCAGCAGTGATGAAACAATTTGGCGAAATTGCCTCAATTGAATACCGTGCTTTGGGAATTGCAACCGCACTTTCTCCACAAATCGATTTATCTACCGAACCACGTTGGAGTCGTTTTAGCGGAACAATGGGTGGGGATCCGCGTTTGGCAACCGATCTTGCACGTGCTTATGTCGATGGATTTCAAACCTCTTCGGCGGCTAAAGAAATTGCCGGTGGATGGGGCTATGAAAGTGTAAATGCCATGGTAAAACATTGGCCAAGTGGTGGCCCGGAAGAGGCCGGTCGCGACGGACACTTTGGTTATGGAGCTTATGCCGTTTATCCCGGAAACAATCTGTCAGATCAACTGAAGCCGTTTACCGAGGGGGCATTTAAATTGAATGGGCCAACGGGCAAAGCAACAGCTGTAATGCCTTATTACACCATTTCGTACAACATCGATCAGAAGAATGGCGAAAACGTTGGAAACGCTTACAATAAATACATTATCACCGATCTGTTGAGAGGTGAGTACGGCTATGATGGCGTGGTTTGTACCGACTGGATGATTACTGCCGATACCCGAAGTGTACACGAATTCCTGGGAAAATGCTGGGGCGTGGAAAATCTTTCAGTTGCCGAACGTCACTACAAAGTGATTGAAGCCGGAGGAGACCAGTTTGGCGGTAACAACGAAAAAGGGCCGGTTTTGGAAGCTTACGAAATGGGCGTAAAAGAACACGGTGAAGAATATATGCGCAATCGTTTCGAGCAATCAGCCGTTCGTTTGCTAAAAAATATTATCCGACCGGGATTATTTGAAAATCCATATTTGGTTGTAGCAGAGTCGGAAGAGATAGTCGGAAAACCGGAATATATGAAAGCCGGTTACGAAGCACAATTGAAATCGGTTGTGATGCTGAAAAACAAGGACGGCGTATTGCCTGCAGAGAAAAAGTTGAAAGTTTATATTCCGCAAAAATATACTCCGGGTGGAGCCAACTGGTTTGGAATGGTTACAGAACCAAGCTGGAGCGACGCTGCCAATATGGATATGGTTGCCAATTATTTCGAAGTAGTTGATGCTCCTGAAAAAGCAGATCTTGCCATTTGTTTGATCTCAAGTCCGCAGGGTGGCTCGGGTTATTCACTTGAAGACAAGGAAAAAGGAGGTAACGGATATGTACCGATTTCACTTCAGTACGGACCATACACCGCAAAATATGCGCGCGAGACAAGTATTGCCGGTGGAAGTCCGTTTGAAGATTTCACCAACAGAACATACAAAGGCAAAACCACCGAGGCAGCCAATATTTACGACATGCAAGTGGTAAACGATACAAAAGCAAAAATGGGTGATAAACCTGTAGTTGTTGTTGTAAACGTTGCCAATCCGTTTATTCCTGCCGAGTTTGAAAAGAGTGCTGATGCGATTCTTGTTCACTGTGGAGTGCAGGATCAGGCGATTATGGACTTGGTAACCGGTAGTGCAGAGCCTTCAGGATTACTTCCATTCCAATTGCCTGCTAACATGAAAACAGTGGAAGAGCAGTTTGAGGATGTACCGCGCGACATGGAGTGTTATACCGACGAAATTGGCAATGTTTACGACTTTGCCTACGGTATGAACTGGAGTGGAGTAATTAACGACGAAAGAGTAAATACATACAAATAA
- a CDS encoding carboxylesterase family protein produces the protein MKNVRVILFLGIALILGACSTQPPEQIKDSVTIADGTVSGSFDESTGITTFKGIPFAAPPVGDLRWKAPQPVEPWEGVKQCTEFSASPIQGTPMPFSMWTQEFIAPKEPLSEDCLYLNVWTPTNDASEKHPVFVYIYGGGFSSGGSAVPIYDGEEMAKKGLVFISINYRVGTLGFLAHPELTAESPINASGNYGLLDQVEALKWVNKNIAAFGGDPNNVTIAGQSAGAFSINYLVASPLTKGLIHRAIAESGGAVLSTNALARGGDLKSGEEAGVKFAESLGASSIEELRAKSAEEILSGRGGGAPIVDGYFLPKSVGEIFANGEQNDVPVIIGWNEDEGFGPPPVPADQFKERVKQQFGDMADEFLAKFPMDTDEEAFAIQNDLGALQTFGIQSYKWMQLQNQTATSKVFMYRFERDVPYADGMQDFGAFHTGEVPYAYNNLKMSPRPWTEADYKLADLMSDYWVNFATSGNPNAEGLPGWEAATPDNLKAMHFNTDSECGDLPSAELLQFLDDFYSN, from the coding sequence ATGAAAAACGTACGCGTGATTCTATTTCTTGGCATTGCTCTTATTTTGGGAGCATGTTCAACTCAGCCACCCGAACAAATAAAAGACAGTGTAACCATTGCCGACGGAACGGTTAGCGGTTCGTTTGATGAAAGTACCGGAATTACTACTTTTAAGGGAATCCCGTTTGCCGCCCCTCCGGTGGGTGATTTGCGCTGGAAAGCGCCGCAACCTGTTGAACCCTGGGAAGGCGTGAAACAATGCACCGAGTTTTCAGCCAGTCCGATTCAGGGCACTCCAATGCCATTCAGCATGTGGACACAAGAGTTTATCGCTCCGAAGGAACCGTTAAGCGAAGATTGTTTGTACCTGAATGTCTGGACTCCTACCAACGATGCTTCTGAAAAACATCCTGTTTTCGTTTACATTTATGGTGGTGGTTTTTCAAGTGGTGGAAGTGCGGTTCCTATTTACGATGGCGAGGAGATGGCGAAAAAAGGCCTCGTTTTTATTAGTATAAATTATCGTGTAGGAACTTTAGGATTTTTGGCCCATCCGGAACTTACTGCTGAATCGCCAATTAACGCTTCAGGAAATTATGGTTTGCTCGACCAGGTGGAAGCGCTGAAATGGGTAAATAAAAATATTGCTGCTTTTGGCGGCGATCCAAATAATGTAACCATTGCCGGTCAGTCGGCAGGTGCGTTTAGTATCAATTATTTGGTGGCTAGTCCGTTAACAAAAGGACTGATTCATCGAGCCATTGCGGAGAGTGGCGGTGCTGTTTTGTCAACTAATGCCTTGGCTCGTGGTGGCGATTTGAAATCGGGTGAAGAAGCCGGCGTTAAATTCGCTGAATCGTTAGGTGCATCATCAATAGAAGAACTGCGCGCAAAAAGTGCAGAAGAGATTTTAAGTGGCAGAGGCGGTGGAGCTCCTATTGTTGATGGTTATTTTCTTCCAAAATCGGTAGGCGAGATATTTGCCAACGGAGAACAAAACGACGTTCCGGTTATTATTGGCTGGAATGAAGATGAAGGATTTGGCCCTCCTCCAGTTCCTGCCGATCAATTTAAAGAACGTGTAAAACAACAATTTGGCGATATGGCTGACGAGTTTTTGGCCAAATTCCCAATGGACACTGACGAAGAGGCTTTCGCTATTCAAAACGATTTGGGAGCATTGCAAACTTTTGGTATCCAGTCGTACAAGTGGATGCAGCTGCAAAATCAAACCGCTACGTCAAAAGTATTTATGTACCGTTTTGAGCGTGATGTGCCTTATGCCGATGGAATGCAGGATTTTGGCGCTTTCCATACCGGCGAAGTTCCGTATGCCTACAATAATCTGAAAATGAGTCCGCGTCCATGGACAGAGGCTGACTATAAACTAGCCGACCTGATGTCGGATTACTGGGTGAATTTTGCTACTTCGGGAAATCCAAATGCAGAAGGATTGCCCGGGTGGGAAGCAGCAACTCCCGATAATCTGAAAGCAATGCATTTCAATACTGATTCAGAATGTGGTGATTTGCCAAGTGCTGAATTACTCCAGTTTCTTGATGATTTTTATTCCAACTAA
- the rhaD gene encoding rhamnulose-1-phosphate aldolase, translating into MDALKNLPAEVVKNIKQVREVAGYLWEKEWAEKSSGNISIDLSRLFPGLTINQIKEEVPCDFPKEAAEMILFVTGSGCRLRHLVDRAEEVAAIIAVNQTATAYSVLWGGKSAGFKPTSELSAHIKIHLFNSANQSGRRAVIHAHPIELVVLSHHKLFKDEALFNHSLWKMCPEIKLYVPRGVGCAEYARYGTEELANLTLEALINHDVVLWEKHGALATGVDMEEAFDFLDVANKGAKLLLLAWSAGFDPEGLSAEQLDELINT; encoded by the coding sequence GTGGATGCATTAAAAAATCTTCCGGCCGAAGTCGTTAAGAATATTAAGCAGGTTCGCGAAGTTGCCGGTTATTTATGGGAAAAAGAGTGGGCTGAGAAAAGTTCGGGAAATATATCTATTGATTTAAGCCGGTTATTTCCGGGGTTAACAATAAACCAGATTAAAGAAGAAGTACCTTGCGATTTCCCAAAAGAAGCAGCTGAAATGATACTTTTTGTTACCGGTTCAGGATGTCGTTTACGGCATTTGGTGGACAGGGCAGAAGAAGTGGCTGCAATTATCGCTGTTAACCAAACGGCTACTGCCTATTCTGTTTTGTGGGGAGGTAAAAGTGCCGGTTTTAAACCAACTTCCGAATTGAGCGCGCACATAAAAATTCATCTTTTTAATTCGGCAAATCAAAGCGGAAGGAGAGCTGTTATCCACGCACATCCGATTGAGTTGGTTGTTTTGAGTCATCATAAACTTTTTAAGGATGAGGCTTTGTTTAATCACTCGCTGTGGAAAATGTGCCCCGAAATAAAGTTGTATGTTCCGCGTGGAGTTGGCTGTGCAGAGTATGCACGATATGGAACCGAAGAACTGGCAAATCTTACGTTGGAAGCATTAATAAATCACGATGTTGTTTTGTGGGAAAAACATGGTGCTCTGGCAACCGGAGTAGATATGGAGGAGGCGTTCGACTTTTTGGATGTAGCCAATAAAGGAGCAAAACTTTTGTTGCTGGCATGGAGTGCCGGATTCGATCCGGAAGGACTGTCGGCCGAACAATTGGATGAGCTAATTAATACCTGA
- a CDS encoding glycoside hydrolase family 3 N-terminal domain-containing protein: MILNKLRQACLLTLAILFVATGSLSASVSQQKSVKEIVKSMTLEQKAQLVIGTGMYFPLPDSIREQMPPMFGGGLDTSTPYGKMVEKIRGYLPGTAGVTAEYPNLGVTSQTLADGPAGLRISPTREGETDTYYCTAFPIATVMASSWDTELVESVGKAMGKEVLEYGGDVLLAPALNIQRDPLCGRNFEYYSEDPLVAGKMAAAMVRGIQSNGVGTSIKHFAVNNQETNRMSVDVIVSERALREIYLKGFKIAVQESEPWTVMSSYNKVNGVYTSESHDLLTKILRDDWGFAGYVMTDWGGGSDVVAQMKAGNDMIQPGSPQAIKTIIESVESGDLDEAVLDTNVERILNIMVETPRNRGYKISNKPDLKAHAEVTRQAATDGMVLLENNGALPFAKSIKNVAAFGNTSYDFISGGTGSGDVNEAYTVSLLQGLDNAGYKTYDDLKDTYETYMEEARKTQDNSRNFLAALMGGKIPVDEMALDASIAEDMASKADIALITIGRNAGEGGDREAVEGDFYLNQTEKDLIKTVTNAFHAKGKKSVVILNVGGVVETASWSTIPDAILCAWQPGQEGGNSVVDVLSGKVNPSGKLAQTFPVKYDDGSSSDNFPGVAVKTEGAEDNTADQSGFSMMRRVPWEVVYEEDIYVGYRYFNTFDVPVAYEFGYGKSYTTFEYSNLKLSDKKFDGKITVSVDVKNTGDVAGKEVVQVYASAPGKSLEKPEEELVAFGKTALLKPGKSATLSFDIDAALLASFDEASTSWITEAGDYTVKVGASSKDIKEKATFSVANDIKVEKVSKAMVPQKDFEKMHR, encoded by the coding sequence ATGATTCTAAACAAACTAAGACAAGCTTGTCTGTTAACCCTGGCAATTCTATTTGTTGCAACGGGTTCATTATCGGCAAGTGTTTCACAACAAAAAAGTGTAAAAGAAATTGTAAAGTCGATGACTTTAGAGCAAAAAGCTCAACTGGTTATTGGCACAGGAATGTATTTCCCTTTACCCGATTCAATTCGCGAACAAATGCCTCCAATGTTTGGTGGTGGCCTCGATACCAGCACTCCATACGGAAAGATGGTAGAAAAAATCAGGGGATATTTGCCCGGAACTGCGGGTGTAACTGCAGAATATCCTAATCTGGGAGTTACCAGCCAGACTTTGGCCGATGGTCCTGCCGGATTACGTATCAGCCCAACCCGTGAAGGCGAAACAGATACTTATTACTGTACCGCTTTCCCGATTGCTACGGTAATGGCTTCATCGTGGGATACGGAGTTGGTAGAGTCGGTAGGAAAAGCAATGGGTAAAGAAGTGTTGGAGTATGGAGGCGATGTGCTTTTGGCACCTGCATTGAATATTCAGCGCGACCCGCTTTGTGGACGTAACTTCGAGTACTATTCAGAAGATCCGCTGGTAGCCGGTAAAATGGCTGCTGCAATGGTGAGAGGTATCCAGTCGAATGGCGTTGGAACTTCAATAAAACACTTTGCCGTGAATAACCAGGAAACAAACCGTATGTCGGTTGATGTGATTGTTAGCGAACGTGCTTTGCGCGAAATCTATCTGAAAGGATTTAAAATTGCCGTGCAGGAAAGCGAACCGTGGACGGTAATGTCATCATACAACAAAGTAAATGGTGTTTATACTTCAGAGAGTCATGACTTGTTGACGAAAATTCTTCGCGACGATTGGGGATTTGCAGGTTATGTAATGACCGACTGGGGTGGTGGTAGCGATGTAGTTGCCCAAATGAAAGCCGGAAACGATATGATTCAGCCGGGATCTCCACAGGCAATCAAAACAATAATTGAATCTGTAGAATCAGGAGATCTTGATGAGGCTGTTTTAGACACAAACGTAGAGCGTATTTTAAATATCATGGTTGAAACTCCTCGTAACAGAGGCTATAAGATTTCAAACAAACCAGATTTAAAAGCACATGCCGAAGTAACTCGTCAGGCAGCTACCGATGGTATGGTATTGCTGGAAAACAACGGTGCACTGCCATTTGCAAAAAGCATTAAAAATGTAGCAGCTTTCGGTAATACTTCTTACGATTTTATTTCGGGAGGAACCGGTAGTGGCGATGTTAACGAAGCTTACACTGTTTCGTTGTTGCAGGGATTGGATAATGCCGGATACAAAACTTACGATGATCTTAAAGATACCTACGAAACATACATGGAAGAAGCTCGGAAAACACAGGATAATTCAAGAAACTTTCTGGCTGCTCTAATGGGCGGAAAAATTCCTGTTGACGAAATGGCTTTAGATGCATCAATTGCTGAAGATATGGCTTCAAAAGCTGATATTGCTTTAATTACAATCGGACGTAACGCCGGAGAAGGTGGCGACCGCGAAGCTGTTGAAGGCGATTTCTACCTGAATCAAACGGAAAAAGACCTGATCAAAACTGTAACAAATGCTTTCCATGCAAAAGGCAAAAAATCAGTGGTTATCCTGAATGTCGGCGGCGTTGTTGAAACTGCCAGCTGGAGTACTATTCCTGATGCCATTCTTTGTGCATGGCAACCGGGACAGGAAGGTGGTAACTCTGTAGTTGATGTACTTTCCGGGAAAGTAAATCCGTCAGGTAAACTGGCACAGACTTTCCCTGTAAAATACGATGATGGTTCGTCATCTGATAATTTCCCTGGCGTGGCTGTAAAAACTGAGGGAGCAGAGGATAATACTGCCGACCAATCAGGTTTTTCAATGATGCGTCGTGTGCCTTGGGAAGTGGTTTACGAAGAAGATATTTATGTGGGATACCGTTATTTCAATACTTTCGATGTGCCGGTGGCTTACGAATTTGGTTACGGAAAATCGTACACAACATTTGAATACAGTAACCTGAAACTGAGCGATAAAAAATTCGATGGAAAGATAACTGTTTCTGTAGATGTGAAAAATACCGGTGATGTAGCTGGAAAAGAAGTGGTTCAGGTTTATGCGAGTGCTCCTGGGAAATCATTGGAAAAACCTGAGGAAGAGTTGGTTGCCTTTGGAAAAACGGCACTGTTGAAACCGGGTAAATCGGCAACTCTTTCATTTGATATTGATGCAGCTCTTTTGGCATCGTTCGACGAAGCAAGTACAAGCTGGATTACTGAAGCCGGAGATTACACCGTAAAAGTAGGAGCTTCATCAAAAGACATTAAAGAAAAAGCAACATTCTCAGTTGCCAACGATATTAAAGTTGAAAAGGTATCAAAAGCAATGGTACCTCAAAAAGACTTTGAAAAAATGCATAGGTAG
- a CDS encoding NUDIX domain-containing protein, protein MATIKPFNSSEYLNHISLDCVIFGFHNNELKVLLMHLKYTKGYALPGGFIRYEETLEQAGQRILKERTGLNNIFLKQFKVFSDPLRSKSNAAIEDVVKSGTELDMEYFNKRFISIGLYALVDFEKVKPTPDFFSDKCEWQNLDSNVPLIIDHKQIIKEAHNTLRLQLNSQPIGLKLLPKKFTMPELRKLYETILGRELDRRNFQRKILKYNILDKLNERKTGGAHKSPFFYQFNLSRYQKALEDGLAEIW, encoded by the coding sequence TTGGCTACCATTAAACCATTTAATTCATCAGAGTATCTTAATCATATTTCACTGGATTGTGTGATTTTTGGGTTTCACAACAATGAATTAAAAGTGCTTCTGATGCACTTAAAATACACGAAAGGATATGCACTTCCGGGAGGATTTATAAGGTACGAAGAAACTCTGGAACAAGCTGGACAACGAATATTAAAAGAACGCACCGGGCTCAATAATATTTTCCTGAAACAATTTAAAGTATTTAGCGATCCTCTCAGATCCAAATCAAATGCAGCCATAGAAGATGTCGTTAAATCCGGGACCGAACTAGATATGGAATATTTCAACAAACGTTTCATTTCAATAGGTTTATATGCGCTGGTTGATTTTGAAAAAGTAAAGCCAACTCCTGATTTTTTCTCCGACAAGTGTGAGTGGCAAAACCTCGATTCCAACGTTCCCCTTATTATCGACCACAAACAGATAATAAAAGAAGCACACAACACTTTACGCTTACAACTTAACAGCCAACCCATTGGATTAAAATTATTGCCGAAAAAATTTACAATGCCTGAGTTACGAAAACTGTACGAAACCATTTTAGGCAGAGAATTGGATCGACGAAATTTTCAGCGGAAAATATTAAAGTACAACATTCTGGATAAGTTAAATGAGCGGAAAACGGGCGGTGCACATAAATCTCCATTTTTCTATCAGTTTAATCTCAGCCGTTACCAAAAAGCACTTGAGGACGGCCTTGCTGAAATCTGGTAG